The following coding sequences lie in one Myxococcus xanthus genomic window:
- a CDS encoding BamA/TamA family outer membrane protein has translation MKHPVAADLLRYLRLATPLALLLTAACATTNAPPPSGPKVTDLEIQGTHQVSEGAIKDRILTTATPFWGFWPFGGPSYFDANAWQADLRRIERYYQAQGFYQAKVTHAEVKPAGDDKVAIDISVQEGEPTRISEIQVTGLDTLPEDVREEHRKYVLDGLPLHEGDVFKEESWEEAKARVQERLRELAYAEAEVDGEVRVDVDTRQAVVELRTRPGIRYRFGNTFVATDANPQVPPRRIIEQVTGALKKGDWYSETALANAQARVFRMGVFGAVKVNRGAPDRESGTVPVVVDVREAPFRSVRLGGGLGVDAARQEVRAVGEWTHRNFGGGLRRFTVRGRLGYAFIPNVLNFNKDGPVFDVTAEYEQPRFLFRDLRAQNSLSVEKGLEQAYDFWGGRLQTGVIWQPHPDFSIFPSYNLQVYRLSGRVSADSRVPPIVLGCGEGQAQCNVALSFLELAFTWDRRDDVIEPRDGYYISFSVQKGGGTPLMGDFNYVRLLPDLRVYRSFGEDKRFILAAKVRAGTLNPAGGSQSSIVTRFFSGGGTFMRGFNGQRLSPLAALQRTADVDGDGNPDVVQDEEWDTVPVGGNSLFETSVEMRYQFTESLMVAAFYDTGLVGIEDFSHANRPKLFGPQHYHAVGMGLRYLTVVGPIRLDIARRLNIGEGLPVSTPGYIYPEAGGCFGIGSRWRPTGPTTPSGAFAGAPDGLCALHLSIGEAF, from the coding sequence ATGAAACACCCCGTGGCCGCCGACCTGCTCAGATACCTCCGCCTTGCCACTCCGCTCGCGCTGCTGCTCACCGCGGCCTGCGCCACCACGAATGCGCCGCCCCCCTCGGGCCCCAAGGTCACCGACCTGGAAATCCAGGGAACGCACCAGGTGAGCGAAGGCGCCATCAAGGACCGCATCCTCACCACCGCCACGCCCTTCTGGGGCTTCTGGCCCTTTGGCGGCCCCAGCTACTTCGACGCCAATGCGTGGCAGGCGGACCTGCGCCGCATCGAGCGGTACTACCAGGCCCAGGGCTTCTACCAGGCGAAGGTCACCCACGCCGAGGTGAAGCCGGCCGGTGACGACAAGGTCGCCATCGACATCAGCGTGCAGGAGGGCGAACCCACCCGCATCAGCGAAATCCAGGTGACGGGCCTGGACACCCTGCCGGAGGACGTGCGCGAGGAGCACCGCAAGTACGTGCTGGACGGACTGCCCCTGCACGAAGGCGACGTCTTCAAGGAAGAGTCCTGGGAGGAAGCGAAGGCCCGCGTCCAGGAGCGGCTGCGCGAGCTGGCCTACGCCGAGGCCGAAGTCGACGGCGAGGTCCGGGTGGACGTGGACACAAGGCAGGCGGTGGTGGAATTGCGCACCCGGCCCGGCATCCGCTACCGCTTCGGCAACACCTTCGTCGCCACGGACGCCAATCCCCAGGTGCCTCCGCGCCGAATCATCGAACAGGTGACGGGCGCGCTGAAGAAGGGGGACTGGTACAGCGAGACGGCGCTGGCCAACGCGCAGGCGCGCGTGTTCCGCATGGGCGTGTTCGGCGCGGTGAAGGTGAACCGCGGCGCGCCGGACCGCGAATCCGGCACGGTGCCGGTGGTGGTGGACGTGCGCGAGGCGCCCTTCCGCTCCGTGCGGCTGGGCGGCGGTCTGGGCGTGGACGCGGCCCGGCAGGAGGTCCGCGCGGTGGGCGAATGGACCCACCGCAACTTCGGCGGCGGCCTGCGCCGCTTCACCGTCCGCGGCCGGCTGGGCTACGCCTTCATCCCCAACGTCCTCAACTTCAACAAGGACGGTCCTGTCTTCGACGTCACCGCCGAGTACGAGCAGCCCCGCTTCCTCTTCAGGGACTTGCGGGCGCAGAACTCGCTCAGCGTGGAGAAGGGCCTGGAGCAGGCCTATGACTTCTGGGGCGGCAGGCTCCAGACGGGTGTCATCTGGCAGCCGCACCCCGACTTCTCCATCTTCCCGTCGTACAACCTCCAGGTGTACCGGCTCAGCGGCCGCGTCAGCGCCGACTCCCGCGTGCCGCCCATCGTCCTGGGCTGCGGCGAGGGCCAGGCGCAGTGCAACGTGGCGCTCAGCTTCCTGGAGCTGGCCTTCACCTGGGACCGGCGCGATGACGTCATCGAGCCACGCGACGGCTACTACATCTCCTTCTCCGTCCAGAAGGGCGGAGGCACGCCCCTCATGGGAGACTTCAACTACGTCCGCCTGCTGCCCGACCTGCGCGTCTACCGTTCGTTCGGCGAGGACAAGCGGTTCATCCTGGCGGCGAAGGTGCGCGCGGGCACGCTGAACCCCGCGGGCGGCAGCCAGAGCTCCATCGTCACCCGCTTCTTCTCGGGCGGTGGCACGTTCATGCGCGGCTTCAACGGCCAGCGCCTGTCTCCCCTGGCCGCCCTGCAGCGCACGGCGGACGTGGACGGCGACGGCAACCCGGATGTCGTCCAGGACGAGGAATGGGACACCGTGCCCGTGGGTGGCAACAGCCTCTTCGAGACCTCGGTGGAGATGCGCTACCAGTTCACGGAGAGCCTGATGGTGGCGGCCTTCTATGACACGGGCCTGGTGGGCATCGAGGACTTCTCCCACGCGAACCGGCCCAAGCTCTTCGGCCCCCAGCACTACCACGCCGTGGGCATGGGCCTGCGGTATCTGACGGTCGTCGGGCCCATCCGGCTGGACATCGCCCGGCGGTTGAACATTGGCGAGGGATTGCCCGTTTCCACCCCGGGATACATCTATCCCGAAGCCGGAGGCTGCTTTGGCATCGGAAGCCGGTGGAGGCCCACGGGTCCGACGACGCCCAGCGGCGCGTTCGCGGGCGCTCCGGACGGGCTGTGCGCGCTGCACCTGTCGATTGGAGAGGCGTTTTGA